From one uncultured Methanoregula sp. genomic stretch:
- the rfbH gene encoding lipopolysaccharide biosynthesis protein RfbH gives MITMKTEKEIRSEIFDSVKKIFEQKSRHSFIPGTSPIPYAGRVYDEKEVISLVDASLDFWLTTGRYAEQFEKDLATFLGLNYCLLTNSGSSANLLAVSALTSPKLKERQLKAGDEVITTACGFPTTLNPLLQNNLVPVFVDVELGTYNIQADRIEETISDRTKAIIIPHTLGNPANLDTIMNLVKKYNLWFIEDNCDALGSQYRGKFTGTFGHISTFSFYPAHHMTMGEGGAVCTDDPLLRKIIASFRDWGRDCWCDPGCDNSCKKRFDWQLGDLPGGYDHKYIYSHIGYNLKVTDMQAAIGVEQLKKLPGFIESRKCNFNFLSRNLEKYANYLILPRATENSDPSWFGFPILVRDDAPFTRDAIVRYLEDHKIATRMLFGGNLIKQPAYSTMNYRLSGNLVNTDRVMNNLFWIGVYPGLTREMLDFVISTMGTFFAGYDDL, from the coding sequence ATGATAACGATGAAAACTGAAAAAGAGATCCGCTCTGAAATTTTTGATAGCGTAAAAAAGATTTTCGAACAAAAAAGCCGGCATTCTTTCATACCCGGCACCTCACCTATTCCCTATGCCGGCCGGGTCTATGATGAAAAGGAAGTGATCAGTCTCGTTGACGCATCTCTTGATTTCTGGCTCACAACAGGACGTTACGCTGAGCAGTTCGAAAAAGACCTGGCTACCTTTTTAGGATTGAACTATTGTCTGTTGACAAATTCCGGTTCATCAGCAAATCTTCTTGCGGTCTCTGCCCTCACGTCACCAAAACTTAAGGAGAGACAGTTAAAAGCCGGTGATGAGGTAATTACAACGGCCTGTGGTTTTCCTACAACCCTGAACCCCCTCCTCCAGAATAACCTGGTCCCGGTCTTTGTGGATGTTGAACTGGGAACCTATAATATTCAGGCAGATCGTATCGAAGAAACGATCTCTGACCGGACAAAAGCGATAATAATTCCGCATACGCTGGGGAATCCTGCAAACCTGGACACCATAATGAATCTGGTGAAAAAATACAATCTCTGGTTCATCGAGGACAATTGTGATGCCCTCGGTTCACAATACCGGGGAAAATTTACCGGGACGTTTGGACATATATCTACCTTCAGTTTCTATCCGGCACATCACATGACCATGGGGGAAGGTGGCGCCGTCTGCACGGATGATCCGTTACTCAGGAAAATAATCGCCTCGTTCCGTGACTGGGGCAGAGACTGCTGGTGCGATCCCGGCTGCGACAACTCCTGCAAAAAACGATTTGACTGGCAGCTTGGAGATCTTCCCGGGGGATATGATCACAAATACATCTATTCCCATATCGGTTACAATCTCAAGGTTACTGACATGCAGGCTGCGATCGGTGTTGAACAGCTGAAAAAATTACCCGGGTTTATTGAGAGCCGGAAATGCAATTTTAATTTTTTATCCCGGAACCTTGAAAAATATGCGAACTACCTGATTCTGCCTCGTGCAACAGAGAACTCGGATCCAAGCTGGTTTGGATTTCCCATCCTCGTAAGGGATGACGCACCATTCACTCGCGATGCTATTGTCAGGTATCTGGAAGATCATAAGATCGCAACACGGATGCTCTTTGGAGGGAATTTGATCAAACAACCGGCCTATTCGACGATGAATTACCGGTTGTCAGGCAACCTCGTGAACACCGATCGGGTAATGAATAATCTGTTCTGGATTGGGGTATATCCGGGACTTACACGGGAGATGCTCGATTTCGTTATTTCCACAATGGGTACATTTTTTGCCGGATATGATGATCTTTGA
- a CDS encoding glycosyltransferase family 4 protein, with translation MSNSIHTARWIGQIADLGWDIHLFPSIDYGDTHAELKNVTIYHSLYGTKKNKNPNVNYNGQPVFSNILAWAGRFLKQTLNPHYRRDDLIRVIKEIQPDIIHSMEFQHGGYLVLDAKREFLKRSRNNEKFPSWIATNWGSDIFLFGKMPDHKEKIQALLKECDYYSCECERDIELAKKFGFNGKYLPVLPNTGGFTPAFIEKPGAGRKTSDRRVILLKGYQGWAGRALVGLDAIELCAGDLQEYEVEIYSCTSPEVRKRAHMLSKKMKIPIRILPPVSHEDLLEHFGRARIYIGLSISDAISTALLESMVMGSFPIQSDTSCADEWITDGKTGFIVPPEDASLVASKLKQAVCDDQLVDTAAKINSMVAKDRLNYDVIKGKVISEYEKIFSENRYR, from the coding sequence ATGTCAAACAGTATCCATACAGCCCGCTGGATCGGACAGATCGCGGATCTGGGATGGGATATTCATCTGTTCCCCAGTATAGATTATGGGGACACCCACGCGGAACTGAAAAATGTAACAATCTATCATTCACTTTACGGCACAAAAAAGAACAAGAATCCCAATGTTAACTATAACGGGCAGCCGGTTTTTTCTAATATTCTGGCATGGGCTGGACGATTCTTAAAACAAACGCTGAACCCCCATTACAGACGGGACGATCTCATCCGTGTCATCAAAGAAATTCAACCGGACATCATCCATTCCATGGAATTTCAGCATGGCGGGTACCTGGTACTCGATGCCAAACGGGAATTTTTAAAACGCAGCAGGAACAATGAAAAATTTCCATCATGGATTGCAACAAACTGGGGAAGTGACATATTCCTTTTTGGAAAGATGCCGGATCATAAGGAAAAAATCCAGGCCCTCTTAAAAGAATGCGATTATTATTCGTGTGAATGTGAAAGGGATATAGAATTAGCAAAAAAATTCGGGTTTAACGGGAAATATTTACCTGTTCTTCCCAATACCGGCGGTTTTACTCCTGCTTTTATTGAAAAACCCGGTGCTGGCAGAAAAACATCCGATCGAAGGGTAATTCTCTTAAAAGGGTACCAGGGATGGGCAGGTCGTGCACTTGTCGGGCTTGACGCAATAGAATTATGTGCCGGTGATCTTCAGGAGTATGAAGTTGAAATTTATTCCTGCACGTCACCGGAAGTCAGGAAAAGAGCTCATATGCTCAGTAAAAAGATGAAAATTCCCATCCGGATCCTCCCGCCGGTTTCCCACGAGGATCTTTTAGAACATTTCGGGAGAGCCAGGATTTATATCGGGTTAAGCATTTCCGATGCAATCAGTACAGCGTTACTGGAATCAATGGTAATGGGTTCATTTCCAATCCAGTCTGATACTTCATGTGCAGACGAATGGATTACTGATGGGAAAACGGGATTCATTGTGCCGCCGGAAGATGCATCCCTGGTTGCGTCAAAATTAAAACAGGCCGTTTGCGATGATCAGCTGGTGGATACTGCTGCGAAAATAAATTCAATGGTTGCAAAAGATCGCCTCAATTATGATGTGATAAAAGGAAAGGTAATTTCCGAATATGAAAAAATTTTTTCGGAAAACAGGTATCGATGA
- the rfbF gene encoding glucose-1-phosphate cytidylyltransferase, translated as MKVVILAGGFGTRMSEETVIKPKPMVEIGGKPILWHIMKIYSHYGFNEFVICLGYKGYMIKEYFANYFLHTSDVTIDIKQNRIETHENSSEPWKVSLIDTGDNTMTGGRVKRVQKYIGDEPFMLTYGDGVSDINIKKLLKFHQTHKKTGTLTAIRPPGRFGALQLQNGHEVTSFFEKPEGDGGYVNGGFFVFEPAIFDYLKDDTTILERVPLESLAQSKQLNAYKHEGFWYAMDTLRDKNYLEEAWVTGKAPWNVWDQ; from the coding sequence ATGAAAGTCGTAATCCTTGCCGGGGGATTTGGGACCAGAATGAGCGAAGAAACCGTTATTAAGCCCAAACCCATGGTGGAAATCGGGGGAAAACCCATCCTGTGGCATATAATGAAAATTTATTCCCATTATGGATTTAACGAGTTCGTGATATGCCTCGGGTATAAAGGATACATGATAAAGGAATATTTTGCCAACTATTTCCTTCATACCTCGGATGTTACGATTGACATAAAACAGAACAGAATTGAAACTCATGAGAATTCATCCGAGCCGTGGAAAGTCTCGCTTATCGATACCGGCGACAACACCATGACCGGAGGCAGAGTCAAGCGTGTTCAGAAATATATCGGGGATGAACCATTCATGCTCACGTATGGGGATGGAGTATCCGATATTAACATCAAGAAACTTCTTAAATTCCATCAGACCCATAAAAAGACCGGCACACTGACCGCAATCCGGCCGCCGGGAAGATTCGGCGCATTACAACTGCAGAACGGGCATGAGGTCACATCATTTTTTGAAAAGCCCGAAGGGGATGGCGGATATGTCAATGGCGGTTTTTTTGTTTTTGAACCCGCAATATTCGATTACCTGAAAGATGATACAACGATTCTGGAACGGGTTCCCCTGGAATCCCTTGCACAGAGCAAGCAGCTAAATGCTTACAAACATGAAGGCTTCTGGTATGCCATGGATACGTTACGGGATAAGAATTATCTTGAAGAAGCCTGGGTAACCGGCAAAGCACCGTGGAACGTGTGGGATCAATGA
- a CDS encoding DegT/DnrJ/EryC1/StrS family aminotransferase — protein MLPLMKNAFINEYETKKALAEFIVQAPRLSMDQQCFRFESEFSKVQQRDEAVLFNSGGSANLALLQALKNLGYLKENALVGFSALTWSTNTMPIIQMGFIPVPVDCEPTTLNIMSWNLEERLKNCKLDALFITNALGFTGDLDKIKRICGENNILLIEDNCESLGSELPSGKAGNFGIASTFSFFVAHHMSTIEGGMVCTDNKELAQMLRIVRANGWDRNLDLNQQSKIRKKFKIHSEFDAKYTFYDLGYNLRPTEITGFLGSFQLRFLAESINQRERNYHFLERDAINNSDLVPLDHSHLSVLSNFAFPVLCKSPALRDKYLKRFSSADIEIRPVIAGNIQKQPFYSKYVKNLYDLPGTDMIHHCGFYCGNYPELTQPDLDLLSRCLKKQDLLN, from the coding sequence ATGCTTCCCTTAATGAAAAATGCGTTTATCAATGAATACGAGACAAAAAAGGCACTTGCGGAATTCATAGTGCAGGCCCCGCGTTTGAGCATGGATCAGCAATGTTTCAGATTTGAGTCGGAATTCTCAAAGGTTCAACAGCGGGATGAAGCGGTTTTATTTAACAGCGGTGGCAGTGCGAATCTGGCATTATTACAAGCCCTGAAAAACTTAGGTTATTTAAAGGAGAACGCTCTTGTAGGCTTTTCAGCATTGACCTGGTCGACAAATACCATGCCGATTATTCAGATGGGTTTTATCCCGGTGCCCGTGGATTGCGAACCCACCACCCTGAATATCATGTCATGGAATCTTGAAGAGCGGTTGAAAAATTGTAAACTGGATGCATTATTTATTACGAATGCATTGGGCTTCACCGGCGATTTGGATAAAATAAAACGCATCTGCGGGGAAAATAATATCCTCCTGATTGAAGACAACTGTGAATCTCTGGGCAGTGAACTGCCTTCGGGGAAAGCCGGCAATTTTGGCATTGCATCCACATTCTCTTTTTTTGTTGCTCATCATATGTCAACAATAGAAGGCGGGATGGTATGTACTGACAACAAAGAACTTGCACAAATGCTTCGGATTGTACGGGCAAACGGATGGGACCGTAATCTGGATCTAAACCAGCAATCCAAAATCAGGAAAAAATTTAAAATACATTCTGAATTTGATGCAAAATACACGTTTTACGATTTAGGTTATAATCTCCGGCCCACAGAAATCACCGGATTTCTGGGATCATTCCAGTTAAGATTTTTAGCGGAATCAATTAATCAGAGAGAGAGAAATTATCATTTTCTTGAAAGGGATGCAATTAACAATTCTGATCTGGTACCCTTGGATCATTCCCATCTGTCCGTACTCTCAAATTTTGCATTCCCCGTATTATGCAAAAGCCCGGCATTGAGAGACAAATACCTTAAACGGTTTTCCAGTGCCGATATTGAAATCCGACCTGTGATTGCAGGCAATATTCAAAAACAGCCGTTTTATTCAAAATATGTGAAAAATCTTTATGATCTGCCGGGAACGGATATGATTCATCACTGTGGTTTTTATTGTGGAAATTATCCGGAACTGACGCAGCCGGATCTCGATCTTCTCTCACGGTGTCTGAAAAAGCAGGATTTACTCAACTGA
- a CDS encoding GDP-L-fucose synthase, with protein MEKNSLIYVAGHRGMVGSSIISQLKKSGYNNIITATSNELDLKDRGAVDNFFRSNSIEYVFLAAAKVGGIKANISHPAEFLYDNLMIQNNIFECCRKYGIKKLLFLGSSCIYPKDCPQPMKEEYLMTGPLEPTNEGYALAKIAGLKMALYYNQQYGLNTICPMPCNLYGANDHFDPENSHVLSALVKKFVDAVEDDTKKVVLWGSGIARREFLNVEDLSVALLFLMEKWNHPEIINVGWGDDISIRDLATLVAKKTGYHGQIEWDTTMPDGMLRKCMDISKITALGFTPKITLDEGIIRMISDYKQIRKTQISIKPNNR; from the coding sequence ATGGAAAAAAATTCATTAATATATGTGGCAGGCCATCGTGGAATGGTCGGGTCTTCCATCATCAGCCAGTTAAAAAAGAGTGGTTATAATAATATCATTACCGCGACGAGCAATGAGCTGGATTTGAAAGATCGTGGTGCCGTTGACAATTTTTTTCGCAGCAATTCAATTGAGTATGTATTCCTTGCCGCAGCAAAAGTCGGGGGAATAAAAGCGAACATTTCCCATCCTGCAGAATTTCTCTACGATAATCTGATGATTCAGAATAATATTTTTGAATGTTGTCGGAAATACGGGATAAAAAAGTTATTATTTCTTGGAAGTTCCTGTATTTATCCCAAAGACTGTCCTCAGCCCATGAAAGAAGAATATCTGATGACAGGTCCGCTTGAACCTACCAATGAAGGGTATGCCCTTGCAAAAATCGCGGGTTTGAAGATGGCCCTTTATTATAACCAGCAATATGGCCTGAACACGATCTGCCCGATGCCCTGCAATCTTTATGGTGCGAATGATCATTTTGATCCGGAGAATTCGCATGTGTTATCAGCGCTGGTAAAAAAATTTGTTGATGCTGTGGAAGATGATACTAAAAAAGTAGTTCTTTGGGGTTCTGGCATTGCCAGAAGAGAGTTTCTTAATGTGGAAGATCTTTCAGTTGCACTTTTATTTTTGATGGAGAAATGGAACCATCCTGAAATCATTAATGTCGGATGGGGAGATGACATATCCATCCGTGATTTGGCAACGCTTGTAGCAAAAAAAACCGGTTACCATGGACAAATTGAGTGGGATACCACAATGCCTGATGGCATGTTGAGAAAATGTATGGATATATCAAAGATTACTGCACTTGGGTTTACGCCAAAGATCACCTTGGATGAAGGTATCATAAGGATGATCAGTGACTACAAACAAATAAGAAAAACCCAAATTTCTATCAAACCAAACAACAGGTAG
- a CDS encoding alpha-1,2-fucosyltransferase: MIIVRIIGGLGNQMFQYAVGRAIALKNGVELKLDISAFDSYKLHQYGLNNFNIVENIATEAEVKKLTRWKIEVPEKFKKYYRIFDNSFSHIIPYYKQKYVKERDYPFDPNILKIIDNTYLDGYWGSEKYFLNIESTIRNDFTLKHESDAENIKIADKINRTNSISVHFRRGDYVTDPTTNAIHGTCSIDYYYRAIEDVCKYVTDPHFFIFSNDPEWVKEHFSIPHPVYLISVNGPERNYEDMHLMSLCKHHIIANSTFSWWGAWLGKNKDRRVYTPKSWYNVDYINQKDTFPESWHKL; encoded by the coding sequence ATGATAATCGTCAGAATAATCGGTGGACTCGGTAACCAGATGTTTCAATATGCGGTGGGGAGAGCCATCGCGTTGAAAAATGGTGTTGAATTAAAGCTGGACATTTCCGCATTCGATTCTTATAAACTTCATCAGTACGGGTTAAACAATTTTAATATCGTTGAGAATATCGCGACGGAGGCAGAGGTGAAGAAACTGACCCGCTGGAAAATAGAGGTTCCTGAAAAATTTAAAAAATATTACAGGATTTTCGATAATTCATTCAGTCATATCATCCCTTATTACAAACAGAAATATGTAAAGGAGCGGGATTATCCATTTGATCCCAACATCCTCAAAATCATTGACAATACCTATCTTGATGGCTACTGGGGCAGTGAAAAATATTTTTTGAATATTGAATCAACAATCCGGAACGATTTTACATTAAAACATGAATCTGATGCAGAAAATATCAAGATTGCGGATAAGATAAACAGAACCAATTCAATAAGTGTTCATTTCAGGAGAGGTGATTACGTCACTGATCCAACAACCAATGCAATACATGGAACATGCTCCATTGATTATTATTACAGGGCAATTGAAGATGTTTGTAAATACGTCACCGATCCCCATTTTTTTATTTTTTCAAATGATCCTGAATGGGTAAAAGAACATTTTTCGATCCCGCATCCGGTGTATCTGATTAGCGTAAATGGACCTGAAAGGAATTATGAAGACATGCATCTTATGAGCCTGTGTAAACACCATATTATCGCAAACAGTACATTCAGCTGGTGGGGCGCCTGGTTAGGTAAAAACAAAGATAGACGAGTATATACTCCAAAAAGCTGGTATAATGTCGATTATATCAATCAGAAAGACACCTTTCCGGAATCGTGGCATAAACTATAA
- a CDS encoding glycosyltransferase, with the protein MNNDEEKQDGDMIGNSQKNEPLVSICIPVYNGEKTIRRTIESVINQTYKNLEIIVVDNCSKDSTVKIVQEFNDPRIRLILNDIHVHCAEYNWNRCFPYVKGEYMAFFHADDTYTPSMVFRQIETFKKFPQVGGIFTMGNRINEMDEIVGKYQLPPGIVGMKPHSFPTIFLTTLQYSDFLLCPSAMLRTKLYERLLPFRYDQFGSASDLDMWLRAEESAPLIILDEPLMNYRVSQMQETYQINLLKTTEADFFKVMDFHIEQNKKSIVLENRVKNRYELFRFEDQLNCALSYIHKGEIKNFRMQLKIIPWHKYLEIYLRDPQLLHPRISRGIFGRLCRLSMEILHTAFWFTNPENSRVRR; encoded by the coding sequence ATGAATAATGACGAAGAAAAACAAGATGGGGATATGATCGGAAATTCACAAAAAAATGAACCGCTGGTAAGTATCTGTATCCCCGTATACAACGGGGAAAAAACTATCCGAAGGACAATCGAGTCAGTTATTAATCAGACCTATAAAAACCTGGAAATTATCGTTGTTGATAATTGTTCCAAGGATTCTACCGTCAAAATCGTGCAGGAGTTCAACGACCCGCGGATACGACTCATTCTCAACGATATCCATGTCCATTGTGCCGAATATAACTGGAACCGGTGTTTCCCGTATGTGAAGGGAGAATATATGGCGTTTTTTCACGCTGACGATACCTATACACCATCGATGGTTTTCCGACAAATTGAAACCTTTAAAAAATTTCCCCAGGTTGGCGGAATCTTCACCATGGGAAACCGGATAAACGAGATGGATGAGATTGTAGGAAAATATCAATTACCCCCGGGGATCGTGGGAATGAAACCCCACTCATTCCCGACAATATTTCTCACTACCCTTCAGTATAGCGATTTTTTATTGTGCCCCAGTGCTATGCTCCGGACGAAACTGTATGAAAGGCTGTTGCCGTTCCGATATGATCAATTTGGTTCTGCATCAGATCTGGATATGTGGTTACGGGCTGAAGAATCTGCACCTCTGATCATTCTTGATGAACCCCTGATGAATTACCGGGTCAGTCAGATGCAGGAAACGTACCAGATCAACCTCCTGAAAACAACTGAAGCTGACTTTTTCAAGGTTATGGATTTTCATATCGAACAGAATAAAAAATCCATTGTCCTGGAAAACCGAGTAAAAAACCGGTATGAACTTTTCCGGTTCGAAGACCAGTTGAATTGTGCATTGAGTTATATACACAAAGGCGAAATTAAAAATTTCAGGATGCAATTAAAAATAATTCCCTGGCACAAATATTTAGAAATTTACTTAAGAGATCCACAATTACTTCACCCGAGGATTTCACGAGGGATTTTCGGGAGATTGTGCAGGCTGTCCATGGAAATTTTACATACTGCATTCTGGTTCACGAATCCTGAAAACAGCAGAGTAAGACGGTAA
- a CDS encoding thiamine pyrophosphate-binding protein, with amino-acid sequence MKLSKYVIDSLAEQGITHIFEVCGGALAHLLDSVYGRTDITTVSMHHEMAAAIAAEGYARASENFGVAMATSGPGATNLITGIGSCYFDSVPCMYITGQVNTYEYKFDKPVRQIGFQETDIVSIVKPIVKKAVLVKDADEIRFTLEELSAVMKDGRPGPVLLDLPLDLQREEINIPTLKSYTKEPDEVKPPTESINQLADLIHASERPVILAGGGVRSSHACEDLLQFAHRTRIPVVTSLMGLDAFPHDDSLFIGMIGTYGNRFANLAIANADLVIALGTRLDTRQTGTRPETFARDATIVHVDIDSHELNNKIKVHHAIHSDIRQFFLFISHHPGITRVPVKNTNWLTRISQYKQRYPDFTLPETPAIDPNYFFHILSENLKNDAILCVDVGQIQMWAAQSLVIKKGQRFLTEGGMASIGSALPMAIGAAFAQPEKQIIAITGDGGFQLNIQELQTLYHHQLPIKIILLNNNGYGMIKQFQEQYLNCRFQSSGIGFSNPDFQDVVTAYKIPSRKISTKDEIVPALQHFLSETHPGFLEVIIDEKSRAVPKLSVNRPVEDQEPLLSREELKSNMITEMLPEYDNDEN; translated from the coding sequence ATGAAATTATCCAAATACGTAATTGATTCTCTTGCAGAACAGGGGATCACCCATATTTTCGAAGTCTGCGGAGGTGCACTGGCACATCTGCTTGATTCCGTTTATGGACGAACCGATATCACCACCGTTTCCATGCATCACGAGATGGCTGCGGCAATTGCGGCTGAAGGATATGCACGGGCAAGTGAAAATTTCGGCGTTGCCATGGCAACGAGCGGCCCGGGTGCAACAAATCTCATTACCGGTATCGGAAGCTGCTATTTTGATTCAGTTCCGTGCATGTACATTACCGGACAGGTGAATACGTACGAATATAAATTTGATAAGCCTGTGCGGCAGATTGGATTTCAGGAAACCGATATCGTCTCCATTGTAAAACCCATTGTAAAAAAGGCAGTACTTGTAAAAGATGCAGATGAAATTCGCTTTACCCTGGAGGAGTTATCTGCAGTTATGAAAGACGGTCGTCCCGGGCCGGTGCTATTAGACCTGCCCTTGGACCTTCAACGGGAAGAGATCAATATTCCTACCCTTAAATCGTATACAAAAGAGCCCGATGAAGTGAAACCCCCGACAGAGTCCATAAACCAGCTGGCCGATCTCATCCATGCGTCGGAACGACCGGTCATCCTTGCGGGGGGCGGTGTCAGGTCATCGCATGCATGTGAGGATCTTTTACAGTTTGCGCATCGGACCCGGATCCCGGTAGTCACATCTCTCATGGGACTGGATGCGTTTCCCCACGATGATTCCCTGTTTATCGGAATGATCGGTACGTATGGTAATCGCTTTGCCAACCTGGCAATTGCGAATGCAGACCTGGTTATTGCTCTTGGGACGAGGCTCGATACCCGGCAGACGGGAACACGGCCGGAAACATTCGCAAGAGATGCAACGATCGTCCATGTCGATATAGACTCGCATGAATTGAATAACAAGATCAAAGTACACCATGCGATCCATTCAGATATCAGGCAGTTTTTTCTATTCATTTCGCATCATCCGGGCATCACCCGGGTTCCGGTAAAAAATACCAATTGGCTGACGAGGATAAGTCAGTACAAGCAGAGATATCCGGATTTCACGTTACCTGAAACCCCCGCAATTGATCCTAATTATTTCTTCCACATCCTCTCAGAGAACCTGAAGAATGATGCCATACTCTGTGTGGATGTCGGGCAAATCCAGATGTGGGCTGCCCAGAGTCTCGTGATCAAAAAAGGGCAGCGATTTTTAACCGAAGGGGGAATGGCATCGATTGGTTCAGCACTGCCTATGGCAATTGGTGCTGCTTTTGCTCAGCCGGAAAAACAGATAATTGCGATAACCGGCGATGGAGGATTTCAGCTGAATATCCAGGAACTCCAGACCCTCTATCACCACCAACTTCCCATCAAGATCATCCTGCTGAATAACAACGGCTACGGGATGATCAAACAATTCCAGGAACAGTACCTCAATTGCAGGTTCCAGTCATCGGGTATCGGGTTCAGTAATCCCGATTTCCAGGATGTTGTAACCGCGTATAAGATACCATCCCGGAAAATCTCCACAAAAGATGAGATCGTTCCGGCATTACAGCATTTCCTGTCTGAAACGCACCCGGGTTTTCTCGAGGTAATCATTGATGAAAAGTCCCGGGCTGTTCCTAAACTTTCCGTTAACCGGCCTGTCGAAGACCAGGAACCCCTGTTGTCAAGAGAAGAACTAAAATCGAATATGATCACTGAAATGCTCCCGGAGTATGATAACGATGAAAACTGA
- the rfbG gene encoding CDP-glucose 4,6-dehydratase, with amino-acid sequence MNYKEKLVRSFNGQTVLITGHTGFKGGWLALWLESLGAKVIGYSLDPPTQPSFFRQTGLSQKITDLRGDVRELAALSKVFRKYRPEFVFHLAAQPLVRASYKTPHDTFEVNVMGTANVLEAIRLSGTPTVCVCITSDKCYENREWDYAYRENDPMGGHDPYSASKGAAEIVIASYRKSYFGGEGSASPYALSSARAGNVIGGGDWAEDRIVPDCVQSLIDGKTIIIRNPSAVRPWQFVLDPLSGYLWLALAMKEHPDEYSGAWNFGPHYSNNVDVGTLTEKIIREWGSGKWEHPPHTDNLHEAGFLKLDIAKSVTKLGWRPVYGINEAIQKTIAWYKADYTRAEDMYKFSLDQIETYMHDADNTV; translated from the coding sequence ATGAATTATAAGGAAAAACTTGTAAGGTCCTTCAATGGACAAACCGTATTGATTACCGGTCACACCGGGTTCAAAGGAGGGTGGCTTGCATTATGGCTTGAATCACTCGGTGCGAAGGTAATAGGATACAGTCTGGATCCACCAACGCAACCCTCATTCTTCCGGCAGACCGGGTTATCCCAGAAGATCACCGATCTTCGCGGAGATGTCCGGGAACTCGCAGCACTGTCGAAGGTTTTCCGGAAATATCGGCCGGAGTTTGTATTTCATCTTGCAGCACAGCCACTGGTCCGTGCTTCATACAAGACCCCTCATGATACCTTCGAGGTCAATGTCATGGGTACGGCAAATGTACTTGAAGCGATCAGGTTGTCAGGAACACCAACCGTTTGCGTCTGCATTACCAGTGACAAGTGCTATGAAAACAGGGAATGGGATTATGCCTACCGGGAAAATGATCCGATGGGCGGCCATGATCCGTATAGCGCCAGCAAGGGTGCTGCCGAGATTGTGATCGCATCGTACCGGAAAAGTTACTTTGGAGGTGAAGGATCAGCATCACCGTATGCACTCTCCTCAGCGCGAGCCGGGAATGTCATTGGTGGAGGGGACTGGGCAGAGGATCGAATTGTCCCTGACTGTGTACAGTCCCTTATTGATGGCAAGACCATCATAATCCGTAACCCTTCTGCAGTCCGCCCCTGGCAGTTTGTGCTGGATCCTCTCTCGGGGTATCTCTGGCTTGCGCTTGCTATGAAAGAACACCCGGACGAATATTCCGGAGCATGGAATTTTGGGCCGCATTATTCCAACAACGTTGATGTCGGGACCCTTACCGAAAAAATTATCCGTGAGTGGGGAAGCGGGAAATGGGAACATCCCCCTCACACCGATAATCTGCACGAGGCGGGTTTCCTTAAACTGGATATCGCAAAATCAGTTACAAAACTGGGTTGGAGACCGGTGTATGGGATCAACGAAGCGATCCAGAAAACGATTGCATGGTATAAAGCGGATTACACCCGGGCTGAAGATATGTACAAATTTTCTCTTGACCAGATTGAAACGTATATGCACGATGCAGATAATACTGTGTAG